The following coding sequences lie in one Delphinus delphis chromosome 9, mDelDel1.2, whole genome shotgun sequence genomic window:
- the TARP gene encoding T-cell receptor gamma alternate reading frame protein isoform X2, with the protein MALPEAILFSSLWAFGLGQLKSEQPEISVTGVRDKSVVISCKVSSQDFNNEYIHWYRHKPNQGMEHLGYVVTAAAPKNLGGKKNKIEARKDVRTSTSTLNIRFLEKEDEATYYCACGLTHGKSVKVFGSGTQLIVTDRSLDGDMSPKPTIFLPSIDEINLHEAGTHLCLLEKFFPDVIKVYWKEKNGNRVLESQQGNIIKTNDTYMKFSWLTVTKKSMDNELVCIVKHENNKRGIDQEILFPSIENNKRGIDQEILFPSINKDSLQLQLTNTCACYTYLLLLLKSLVYFVIISFCVCRRTAVCGHGKSS; encoded by the exons ATGGCACTCCCGGAAGCGatcctcttctcctccctctggGCTT TTGGCCTTGGGCAGTTAAAGTCGGAGCAACCTGAAATATCAGTTACTGGAGTAAGAGATAAGAGTGTAGTTATATCTTGCAAGGTATCCTCTCAAGACTTTAACAACGAATACATCCACTGGTACCGGCATAAACCAAATCAGGGTATGGAACATCTAGGATACGTCGTAACAGCCGCTGCTCCAAAAAACttaggagggaagaaaaacaagattGAGGCCAGAAAAGACGTCCGCACCTCCACTTCTACCTTGAACATAAGATTcttagagaaagaagatgagGCCACGTACTACTGTGCCTG TGGGCTAACACATGGCAAGAGCGTCAAAGTGTTTGGTTCTGGAACACAGCTCATTGTTACag ATAGAAGCCTTGATGGAGACATGTCTCCCAAGCCCACTATATTTCTTCCTTCGATTGATGAAATAAACCTCCATGAGGCTGGAACACATCTTTGCCTTCTCGAGAAGTTTTTCCCTGATGTCATTAAGGTCTattggaaagaaaagaatggcaACAGAGTTCTGGAATCCCAGCAGGGAAATATCATCAAGACTAATGATACATACATGAAATTCAGCTGGCTGACCGTGACTAAAAAGTCAATGGATAATGAACTCGTATGTATCGTCAAACACGAGAATAATAAAAGAGGAATTGATCAAGAGATTCTTTTCCCTTCAATTGAGAATAATAAAAGAGGAATTGATCAAGAGATTCTTTTCCCTTCAATTAACAAAG ATTCCCTGCAGCTGCAGCTCACGAACACCTGTGCCTGCTACACctacctccttctcctcctcaagAGCTTGGTCTACTTTGTCATCATCTCCTTCTGTGTGTGTAGAAGAACAGCCGTCTGCGGCCATGGGAAGAGCTCGTGA
- the TARP gene encoding T-cell receptor gamma alternate reading frame protein isoform X1 produces MRPRTTVPDRSLDGDMSPKPTIFLPSIDEINLHEAGTHLCLLEKFFPDVIKVYWKEKNGNRVLESQQGNIIKTNDTYMKFSWLTVTKKSMDNELVCIVKHENNKRGIDQEILFPSIENNKRGIDQEILFPSINKDSLQLQLTNTCACYTYLLLLLKSLVYFVIISFCVCRRTAVCGHGKSS; encoded by the exons atgagGCCACGTACTACTGTGCCTG ATAGAAGCCTTGATGGAGACATGTCTCCCAAGCCCACTATATTTCTTCCTTCGATTGATGAAATAAACCTCCATGAGGCTGGAACACATCTTTGCCTTCTCGAGAAGTTTTTCCCTGATGTCATTAAGGTCTattggaaagaaaagaatggcaACAGAGTTCTGGAATCCCAGCAGGGAAATATCATCAAGACTAATGATACATACATGAAATTCAGCTGGCTGACCGTGACTAAAAAGTCAATGGATAATGAACTCGTATGTATCGTCAAACACGAGAATAATAAAAGAGGAATTGATCAAGAGATTCTTTTCCCTTCAATTGAGAATAATAAAAGAGGAATTGATCAAGAGATTCTTTTCCCTTCAATTAACAAAG ATTCCCTGCAGCTGCAGCTCACGAACACCTGTGCCTGCTACACctacctccttctcctcctcaagAGCTTGGTCTACTTTGTCATCATCTCCTTCTGTGTGTGTAGAAGAACAGCCGTCTGCGGCCATGGGAAGAGCTCGTGA